The Kiloniellales bacterium genome window below encodes:
- a CDS encoding GNAT family N-acetyltransferase, translated as MGEAELPDIEKARFLEALAVSAWPPAAQEPLEGWQLGFDRGATRRANSTLPNRLAPGADAEALIAEVERRYRDRGLAPCFKISPAATPADLDRRLAARGYDAEGQSLVLTAGSAIAAGAEAAPGVDLQLLDAPTPAWCAACWPGAETAEAEARAAIARRIEAPRAFALAAIEGKTAGAAAIACRDGWACITAVNTLGAWRRRGVAWTLMAGLTEWAMRQAPEGLYLQVEADNTAARALYDRLGFKLAYPYHYRRQA; from the coding sequence ATGGGCGAGGCCGAGCTTCCCGACATCGAAAAGGCGCGCTTCCTGGAAGCGCTGGCGGTCAGCGCCTGGCCCCCGGCGGCCCAGGAGCCGCTGGAGGGCTGGCAGCTGGGCTTCGACCGCGGCGCTACCCGCCGGGCCAACAGCACCTTGCCGAACCGCCTGGCGCCAGGCGCCGATGCCGAGGCGCTGATCGCCGAGGTCGAGCGCCGCTACCGCGACCGGGGCCTGGCGCCCTGCTTCAAGATCAGCCCGGCGGCGACGCCCGCCGACCTCGACCGGCGGCTGGCCGCCCGGGGCTACGACGCCGAGGGGCAGAGCCTGGTGCTGACCGCCGGGTCCGCGATTGCGGCGGGCGCCGAGGCGGCGCCCGGCGTTGATCTGCAGCTCCTGGACGCGCCGACCCCAGCCTGGTGCGCCGCCTGCTGGCCCGGGGCGGAAACGGCGGAGGCCGAGGCCCGGGCCGCGATCGCCCGGCGGATCGAGGCGCCCCGCGCCTTCGCCCTGGCCGCGATCGAAGGGAAAACGGCCGGGGCGGCGGCGATCGCCTGCCGCGACGGCTGGGCCTGCATCACCGCGGTCAACACCCTCGGCGCCTGGCGCCGGCGCGGCGTCGCCTGGACCCTGATGGCGGGTTTGACCGAGTGGGCCATGCGGCAAGCGCCCGAGGGCCTCTATCTGCAGGTGGAGGCGGACAACACGGCCGCGCGGGCGCTCTACGACCGGCTCGGCTTCAAGCTCGCCTATCCCTATCACTACCGCCGGCAGGCCTGA
- a CDS encoding DUF87 domain-containing protein, whose amino-acid sequence MPAESGDNGDDSEARSRSHPLRRLIGPEPAAPAAPEAMTESDVPSLASVSIRRGAGGAKSPGRMAAQTPRQAPPQAPAQAPASAPASAAVQTQVPAQAPVQPQSQPPAPAQPTAEPQPRAAVPQAGGNGVGAAAAQAPAQATNGSGQPPRPAQPPSAPSQAASAPTPTSTPQDHAAAPAGGNGARPAAPESGGVSIRKAAPSIRKQPPAEGAEAPVPSDGAAGAAPSIRKPAPEAAGPEAAPSIRRPAPPPEPRETQERPIPRQAMEPESAPRPAPAVERTAPPVREAPPEARAAEAPSMELPAADRPVERAPAAPAEPLCSEAPTSEPAPERRPEPVPEPRPEPMPEPRAEPLQVRQPAPEPAPQAATAPAPTPMPSPPPINEGVFDEDGAMRIGYVISVSGRKVYGVMIPDSDVATEDSMLHLQEVSQIGDLVKMPTSRSVAFGMISSLEIRNPSSSPPAATDQRVLEIDLFGEGIYDQNGEFKFQRGISIYPSLGTEIRETTHLELAQIYAKPSESNVLIGSLYQDPELPAYLLVDDLLGKHFAVLGTTGTGKSCSTTVVLRSILDAHPNGHVVLLDPHNEYGQAFDEYAEVVRPDTLNLPFWLLNFEELVEVICTADQISRKAEVNILKEAVYTAKLQFVGESEDVVSWLTVDTPVPYRLSSLVQQIEDAQGQLDRPEDSAPYQRIKARIQALRADRRYDFMFAGLSVKDSMAEVLSRLLRIPVEGRPITILQLAGVPSEIVDVVVSVMCRMVFDFAMWSVGHQSVPVLLVCEEAHRYIPQDQATGFTPTRKAIARIAKEGRKYGVSLCLVTQRPSELSETILSQCNTIFTLRMSNERDQVFVRRAMPDSAAGMLNALPALRNQEAIVVGEGVTVPMRIRFSDLESFQRPQSDTAIFSDAWEYDQDRGDGFLHDVVDRWRRQSY is encoded by the coding sequence ATGCCCGCCGAGTCCGGCGACAACGGCGATGACTCGGAGGCCCGGTCGCGCTCCCATCCGCTGCGTCGCCTGATCGGGCCGGAGCCCGCGGCCCCTGCGGCGCCGGAGGCGATGACCGAGTCGGACGTGCCGTCCCTGGCCAGCGTGTCCATCCGCCGCGGCGCCGGCGGCGCCAAGAGCCCCGGTCGGATGGCCGCGCAGACACCGCGCCAAGCGCCGCCGCAGGCGCCCGCCCAGGCCCCCGCCTCGGCCCCCGCCTCGGCCGCAGTCCAGACCCAGGTGCCGGCCCAGGCCCCTGTCCAGCCCCAGTCGCAGCCCCCGGCGCCCGCGCAGCCCACCGCCGAGCCGCAGCCCCGCGCGGCCGTTCCCCAGGCCGGCGGCAACGGCGTCGGCGCCGCGGCGGCCCAGGCGCCGGCTCAGGCCACGAACGGAAGCGGCCAGCCGCCGAGGCCGGCCCAGCCCCCAAGCGCGCCCAGCCAGGCAGCCTCCGCCCCGACGCCCACCTCGACGCCCCAGGACCATGCCGCGGCCCCGGCCGGCGGCAACGGCGCAAGGCCGGCCGCGCCCGAGTCCGGCGGCGTGAGCATCCGCAAGGCGGCCCCGAGCATTCGCAAGCAGCCGCCGGCCGAGGGAGCCGAAGCACCGGTCCCGAGCGACGGTGCCGCAGGCGCCGCGCCGAGCATCCGCAAGCCGGCACCCGAGGCGGCCGGCCCGGAAGCGGCGCCTTCGATCCGCCGGCCGGCGCCGCCGCCTGAGCCCAGGGAGACGCAGGAGCGCCCGATCCCGCGGCAGGCGATGGAGCCGGAGTCGGCCCCGCGCCCGGCGCCCGCGGTCGAGCGCACCGCACCCCCGGTCCGCGAGGCCCCCCCAGAAGCCAGGGCCGCCGAGGCACCGTCGATGGAATTGCCTGCTGCCGACAGGCCGGTCGAGCGGGCCCCGGCGGCGCCCGCCGAACCGCTGTGCAGCGAAGCTCCGACGTCCGAGCCGGCGCCAGAGCGGCGCCCCGAGCCGGTGCCGGAGCCGCGTCCCGAGCCGATGCCAGAGCCGCGCGCCGAGCCGCTACAGGTTCGGCAGCCCGCGCCTGAGCCAGCCCCCCAGGCGGCCACAGCCCCGGCGCCAACGCCCATGCCCAGTCCGCCGCCGATCAACGAAGGCGTCTTCGACGAAGACGGCGCCATGCGGATCGGCTACGTGATCTCGGTGTCCGGCCGCAAGGTCTACGGCGTGATGATCCCGGATTCCGACGTCGCGACCGAAGACAGCATGCTGCACCTGCAGGAGGTCTCGCAGATCGGCGACCTGGTCAAGATGCCGACCTCGCGCTCGGTCGCCTTCGGGATGATCTCCAGCCTGGAGATCCGCAACCCCTCGTCCTCGCCGCCGGCCGCGACCGACCAGCGGGTGCTCGAGATCGACCTCTTCGGCGAGGGCATCTATGACCAGAATGGCGAGTTCAAGTTCCAGCGCGGCATCTCGATCTACCCCAGCCTAGGCACCGAGATCCGCGAGACAACGCATCTGGAGCTGGCGCAGATCTACGCCAAGCCCAGCGAGTCCAACGTTCTGATCGGCTCGCTCTACCAGGACCCGGAGCTGCCGGCCTACCTTCTTGTCGACGACCTGCTGGGCAAGCACTTCGCGGTGCTTGGCACGACCGGCACCGGCAAGTCCTGCTCGACCACGGTCGTGCTGCGCTCGATCCTGGACGCCCACCCGAACGGCCACGTGGTCCTCCTCGACCCCCACAACGAGTACGGCCAGGCCTTCGACGAGTACGCCGAGGTGGTGCGCCCGGACACCCTGAACCTGCCCTTCTGGCTGCTGAACTTCGAGGAGCTGGTCGAGGTGATCTGCACCGCCGACCAGATCAGCCGCAAGGCCGAGGTCAACATCCTCAAGGAGGCGGTCTACACCGCCAAGCTGCAGTTCGTCGGCGAGAGCGAGGACGTGGTGTCCTGGCTGACCGTCGACACCCCGGTGCCCTACCGCCTGAGCTCTCTGGTGCAGCAGATCGAGGACGCCCAGGGCCAGCTCGACCGGCCCGAGGATTCCGCGCCCTATCAGCGGATCAAGGCCCGGATCCAGGCCCTGCGCGCGGACCGGCGCTACGACTTCATGTTCGCCGGCCTTTCGGTCAAGGACTCCATGGCCGAGGTTCTGTCCCGCCTGCTGCGGATCCCGGTCGAGGGCCGGCCGATTACCATCCTGCAGCTGGCCGGCGTGCCCTCGGAGATCGTCGACGTCGTGGTCTCCGTGATGTGCCGCATGGTCTTCGACTTCGCGATGTGGAGCGTCGGCCACCAGTCCGTGCCGGTGCTCCTGGTCTGCGAGGAGGCGCACCGCTACATCCCGCAGGACCAGGCGACCGGCTTCACGCCGACCCGCAAGGCCATTGCCCGGATCGCCAAGGAGGGCCGCAAATACGGCGTCTCGCTCTGCCTGGTGACCCAGCGCCCCTCGGAGCTCTCCGAGACCATCCTGTCCCAGTGCAACACCATCTTCACCCTGAGGATGAGCAACGAGCGCGACCAGGTCTTCGTACGCCGGGCCATGCCCGACAGCGCGGCCGGCATGCTGAACGCCCTGCCGGCGCTCAGGAACCAGGAGGCGATCGTTGTCGGCGAAGGCGTCACCGTGCCGATGCGGATCCGCTTCTCGGACCTCGAGTCCTTCCAGCGGCCGCAGAGCGACACGGCGATCTTCTCGGACGCCTGGGAGTACGACCAGGACCGCGGCGACGGTTTCCTGCACGACGTCGTCGACCGCTGGCGCCGTCAGAGCTACTGA